One genomic segment of Oncorhynchus mykiss isolate Arlee chromosome 10, USDA_OmykA_1.1, whole genome shotgun sequence includes these proteins:
- the LOC110497174 gene encoding uncharacterized protein LOC110497174, with translation MALKGYTKQKNKTNSPYYLENILETNEHPEDHKEYVMFHGTTKEATELIKKNGFTPSREELGPGVYVSRDIGKAITYPLGVSKSKRRVLKVKVDVGKVKIIDQQDHPMQETWHTEHGYDTAWVPPGVSMVLSNQQGNCVYDPKRIKVMQVMKVKENNISRHRHLQSGVSPEDSHVYVMYHGTSKQIAVKIQRNGFEPSKDGMLGAGVYLSRDIRKAIKYPIGADDSDKMVLKVKVDVGKVKIIDVQGHDRQYDWHTYGYDTAWVPPGVGMVPSNQQENCVYDPKRIKVMALLKVAILKKLNPSLEVES, from the exons ATGGCTTTGAAGGGGTACACCaagcagaaaaacaaaacaaattcacCATACTACTTAGAAAACATTCTTGAGACCAATGAGCATCCAGAGGATCACAAAGAATATGTGATGTTCCACGGCACCACAAAAGAGGCTACAGAGTTGATAAAGAAGAATGGTTTCACACCATCAAGAGAAGAACTTGGGCCTGGTGTGTATGTCAGTCGAGACATCGGAAAAGCAATTACATACCCCCTTGGTGTTTCCAAATCTAAGAGAAGAGTACTAAAAGTCAAAGTGGATGTAGGGAAGGTTAAGATCATAGACCAGCAGGATCACCCCATGCAGGAGACCTGGCATACCGAGCATGGATATGACACGGCCTGGGTTCCCCCAGGGGTCAGTATGGTGCTGAGCAACCAACAGGGGAACTGTGTCTACGACCCAAAGAGAATCAAAGTCATGCAGGTCATGAAAGTAAAAGAAAACAACAT ATCTCGACACCGTCATCTTCAGAGTGGAGTCTCCCCTGAGGACAGCCACGTCTACGTGATGTACCATGGAACATCAAAACAGATTGCTGTGAAAATACAGAGAAATGGATTCGAACCTTCCAAAGATGGCATGCTTGGTGCAGGTGTTTACCTCAGTCGAGACATCCGAAAAGCCATTAAATACCCCATTGGGGCCGATGACTCAGACAAGATGGTTCTGAAAGTGAAGGTGGATGTTGGCAAGGTTAAGATCATTGATGTGCAGGGTCACGACAGGCAATACGACTGGCACACATATGGGTATGACACTGCCTGGGTTCCACCTGGTGTTGGCATGGTGCCGAGCAACCAACAGGAGAACTGTGTCTACGACCCAAAGAGAATCAAAGTCATGGCATTGCTGAAAGTGGCCATCTTGAAAAA GTTAAACCCCTCACTGGAGGTTGAGTCTTGA
- the LOC110497177 gene encoding uncharacterized protein LOC110497177, which yields MLTRACLRKMKPNSPYLDNFLDTGEHPEDQQTYVMFHGTSVEAAELIKKNGFILSRADISMLGAGVYVTRDIQKACEYPLGVSNSKRRVLKVRVDVGKVKIIDQQDHPMQKTWHTEHGYDTAWVPPGVDMVESNRQENCVYDPKRIKVMEVMKVNKKTISRYRHLQSGVTPEDSHVYVMYHGTSKQIAVKIQRNGFEPSKDGMLGAGVYLSRDIRKAIKYPIGADDSDRMVLKVKVDVGKVKIINKQCDMQYNWHTKHGYDTAWVPPGVGMVNSDREEDCVFDPKRITVLTMLKVSTMKILNPSL from the exons ATGTTGACTAGGGCTTGCCTGAGGAAAATGAAACCAAACTCTCCATACTTAGACAACTTTCTCGACACTGGTGAACATCCTGAGGATCAACAAACATATGTGATGTTCCATGGCACCTCAGTAGAGGCTGCAGAGCTGATTAAGAAGAACGGCTTCATACTATCAAGAGCAGATATCAGCATGCTTGGTGCTGGTGTTTATGTTACACGGGACATTCAAAAAGCCTGTGAATACCCTCTTGGTGTTTCCAACTCTAAGAGAAGAGTACTAAAAGTCAGAGTGGATGTAGGGAAGGTTAAGATCATAGACCAGCAGGATCACCCCATGCAGAAGACCTGGCATACCGAGCATGGATATGACACCGCCTGGGTTCCACCAGGTGTCGATATGGTAGAAAGCAACCGACAGGAGAACTGTGTCTACGACCCAAAGAGAATCAAAGTCATGGAGGTCATGAAAGTAAACAAAAAGACCAT ATCTAGATACCGTCATCTTCAGAGTGGAGTCACTCCTGAGGACAGCCACGTCTACGTGATGTATCATGGAACATCAAAACAGATTGCTGTGAAAATACAGAGAAATGGATTCGAACCTTCCAAAGATGGCATGCTTGGTGCAGGTGTTTACCTCAGTCGAGACATCCGAAAAGCCATTAAATACCCCATTGGGGCCGATGACTCAGACAGGATGGTTCTGAAAGTGAAGGTGGATGTTGGCAAGGTTAAGATCATTAACAAACAGTGTGACATGCAATACAACTGGCACACTAAGCATGGGTATGACACTGCCTGGGTTCCACCTGGTGTTGGCATGGTGAATAGCGACCGAGAGGAGGACTGTGTTTTCGACCCAAAGAGAATCACAGTGCTGACAATGCTGAAAGTGTCCACCATGAAAAT ATTAAACCCGTCACTGTAG